The Candidatus Pelagibacter sp. IMCC9063 genome has a window encoding:
- a CDS encoding anhydro-N-acetylmuramic acid kinase — MNTIYTALGMMSGTSFDGIDLSIIETDGKDYLRLKKNFYYPYDSKIKKLLYNCKKKLSNKDSKTILKSSLFKESSRVITMLHAKAAHSILRVYKKKVHLVGFHGITIDHNPSKKITIQLGDPLLLKQIINLPIVFNFRQNDLKNGGEGAPLIPVYHRALAKKIKEKKPTLFINVGGISNFTYINKNKMFASDIGPGNCLLDEWISSHTGMPYDKNGKMSSSGIVDFHFISNFTDRLEHSKKKNVSYDTSDFSISELRGLSVEDGAATLSYLTAQLIADLINSYPKVKNVYFGGGGRKNLCLMKVIKKLTKTNIVDLDKIGIDGDFIESQAFAYLAIRSLLKLPITFKDTTGSKKSVSGGVVYRLLKKS, encoded by the coding sequence ATGAATACAATTTATACCGCATTAGGCATGATGAGTGGGACTTCTTTTGATGGTATTGATCTTTCTATTATTGAAACTGACGGCAAAGATTATTTAAGATTAAAGAAAAATTTTTATTATCCTTATGACTCCAAGATAAAAAAGCTTTTATACAATTGTAAAAAAAAACTTAGCAATAAAGATTCTAAGACCATATTGAAATCAAGCTTATTTAAAGAAAGTTCTCGGGTTATAACTATGCTGCATGCCAAAGCTGCACATAGTATTTTACGAGTATATAAAAAAAAAGTTCACTTAGTAGGATTTCATGGAATTACCATTGATCACAATCCTAGTAAAAAGATAACAATTCAGCTTGGCGATCCTCTTTTATTAAAACAAATAATTAACTTGCCTATTGTTTTTAACTTTCGACAGAATGACCTTAAAAATGGAGGTGAAGGTGCTCCTTTGATACCAGTATATCACCGAGCTCTTGCAAAAAAAATCAAAGAAAAAAAACCAACTCTATTTATAAACGTAGGAGGCATTTCTAATTTTACCTATATCAATAAAAATAAAATGTTTGCAAGTGATATCGGACCAGGAAATTGTCTTTTAGATGAATGGATTTCCTCACATACTGGTATGCCGTATGACAAAAATGGAAAAATGTCTTCAAGTGGAATTGTAGATTTTCATTTTATAAGTAATTTTACAGATAGACTTGAGCACTCGAAAAAAAAGAACGTCTCCTACGATACTTCAGATTTTAGTATTTCAGAATTGCGAGGGTTAAGTGTGGAGGACGGCGCTGCAACTTTATCTTATTTGACTGCTCAGCTAATTGCAGATTTGATTAACAGCTACCCAAAAGTTAAAAATGTTTATTTTGGAGGAGGGGGTAGAAAAAATTTATGTCTCATGAAAGTAATTAAAAAGCTTACCAAAACAAATATTGTGGACTTGGATAAAATAGGCATAGATGGTGATTTTATTGAATCGCAAGCCTTTGCCTATCTTGCAATTAGATCTCTTTTAAAACTTCCAATTACTTTTAAGGATACTACAGGATCTAAGAAATCAGTTTCGGGTGGAGTTGTTTATCGTTTATTAAAAAAATCTTGA
- the prfB gene encoding peptide chain release factor 2, with protein MLYLRYGVIFDKIHCIKKIEEIEIEISKPDFWNDNQNAQLVIKEKNHLERILNDYKSYKEELTNIKELVELNTKDNDENLTKELEMSLKKLELKIREIELFCFLSKKNDELDVYVEIHAGAGGTESQDWAEMLRTMYIKWAEKKSFSFSLISETKGEEVGFKSSTIKIEGKYAYGFLRHESGVHRLVRISPFDSDKRRHTSFASVWVYPVVNESVVVDINDKDLRIDTYRSSGAGGQHVNTTDSAVRITHQPTNIVVQCQNERSQHKNKDTAMNMLKARLYELELQKKKEESKSVESSKTDIGWGHQIRSYVLQPYQMVKDSRTGLERTDPDKVLDGHLNPFLEESLYKLN; from the coding sequence ATTCTTTATCTAAGATATGGAGTTATCTTTGACAAAATTCACTGTATTAAGAAAATAGAAGAAATTGAAATTGAAATAAGTAAGCCTGATTTTTGGAATGATAATCAGAACGCTCAATTGGTTATTAAAGAGAAAAACCACCTTGAAAGAATCTTAAATGATTACAAGTCTTACAAAGAAGAGCTCACTAATATTAAGGAGTTGGTAGAATTAAATACAAAAGACAATGATGAAAATTTAACCAAAGAACTAGAGATGAGTCTAAAAAAACTTGAATTAAAAATAAGAGAGATAGAGCTCTTTTGCTTTCTCTCTAAAAAAAATGACGAGCTGGATGTATATGTGGAAATTCACGCAGGAGCTGGTGGAACAGAAAGTCAAGATTGGGCTGAAATGCTGAGGACCATGTATATAAAATGGGCTGAAAAAAAATCTTTTTCTTTTAGTTTAATCAGTGAAACAAAAGGTGAGGAAGTAGGATTTAAATCTTCCACCATTAAAATCGAAGGAAAATATGCCTATGGATTTCTTAGACATGAATCGGGAGTTCACCGATTAGTTAGAATTTCTCCTTTCGATTCTGACAAAAGACGTCACACTAGCTTTGCAAGTGTCTGGGTGTATCCTGTTGTTAATGAAAGTGTAGTGGTGGATATAAACGACAAAGATTTGAGAATAGATACCTACAGGTCTAGTGGTGCGGGAGGCCAGCACGTAAATACGACTGATAGTGCTGTGAGAATAACTCATCAACCAACTAATATTGTTGTGCAATGTCAAAACGAAAGATCGCAACACAAAAATAAAGACACTGCTATGAATATGTTAAAAGCTAGATTGTATGAGCTAGAACTTCAAAAGAAAAAAGAAGAAAGCAAGTCCGTAGAATCAAGCAAAACTGATATTGGATGGGGCCACCAAATAAGATCTTATGTACTACAACCTTATCAAATGGTAAAAGATAGCCGCACAGGATTGGAAAGAACCGACCCCGACAAAGTTTTAGATGGACATTTAAACCCTTTTTTAGAAGAGTCTTTGTATAAATTAAACTAA
- the tyrS gene encoding tyrosine--tRNA ligase: protein MNKKLLTEFKNRGYFFQCTNENYLEKLLESKKISFYIGFDCTASSLHVGSLIQIMCLRLFQKFGHKPIVLLGGGTTMVGDPSGKEESRKILTEEQIEKNIQQIKGIFSKFLDRENMEKVVYVNNKKWLTKLNYIDFLRTYGKHFTLNRMLTFDSVKTRLEREQSLSFLEFNYMILQAYDYLELFKNNDCLLQIGGSDQWGNIVNGVDLIRKEIQGEAMGLTTPLITTAQGKKMGKTEDGAVWLNEDLVSTYDYWQFWRNTDDRDVIRYLYLFTELEVETIKSYEQYTGNQLNGLKILLANEATTLLHGKKAAQEAEETSRSTFEERSTGKDLPSKKIKKSEIEKGIALKDVLLEIQFSSSGGDFKRNMVNGAYRINNIIETNEEKKITLTDVVNKQIKISFGKKKHFVINVI from the coding sequence ATGAATAAAAAACTTTTAACAGAATTTAAAAATCGTGGGTATTTTTTTCAATGTACCAATGAAAACTATTTGGAAAAACTACTTGAGAGTAAAAAAATCTCTTTCTACATAGGCTTCGACTGCACAGCATCTAGTCTTCATGTTGGTAGCTTGATACAAATCATGTGCCTTCGCCTCTTTCAAAAATTTGGACATAAACCCATCGTTTTATTGGGTGGTGGAACTACTATGGTGGGTGATCCCTCTGGAAAAGAAGAAAGCAGAAAGATTTTAACAGAAGAGCAAATAGAAAAAAATATCCAACAAATCAAAGGAATTTTTTCCAAATTTCTTGATCGAGAAAATATGGAAAAAGTTGTTTATGTAAATAATAAAAAATGGCTCACTAAGCTTAACTATATTGATTTTTTAAGAACGTATGGAAAGCATTTTACACTCAATAGAATGTTAACTTTTGACAGCGTTAAAACTAGACTGGAACGTGAACAATCTTTAAGTTTTTTAGAATTTAATTACATGATTTTACAGGCTTATGATTATCTAGAATTATTTAAAAATAATGATTGCCTCTTACAAATTGGTGGATCAGACCAATGGGGTAACATTGTAAATGGTGTGGATCTTATAAGAAAAGAAATTCAAGGTGAGGCGATGGGTTTAACCACTCCACTGATTACAACAGCTCAAGGTAAAAAAATGGGTAAGACAGAAGATGGTGCTGTTTGGCTTAACGAAGATTTGGTCAGTACTTATGACTATTGGCAGTTCTGGAGAAATACTGATGACAGGGATGTTATTAGATACCTATATCTTTTTACAGAACTTGAGGTGGAGACTATTAAATCTTACGAACAATACACTGGCAACCAATTAAATGGACTAAAAATATTATTGGCAAATGAAGCCACCACTTTACTTCATGGAAAAAAAGCTGCTCAAGAGGCTGAGGAAACATCACGTTCTACTTTTGAGGAACGCTCTACTGGAAAAGATCTTCCCAGTAAAAAAATAAAAAAAAGTGAAATTGAAAAAGGCATTGCTTTAAAAGATGTGTTGTTAGAAATTCAATTTTCTAGTTCTGGGGGAGACTTCAAAAGAAATATGGTGAATGGTGCGTACAGAATTAATAATATTATTGAAACTAATGAAGAGAAAAAAATAACCTTAACAGATGTGGTTAATAAACAAATTAAGATATCTTTTGGCAAAAAAAAACATTTCGTAATAAATGTTATTTAA